Proteins encoded together in one Lathyrus oleraceus cultivar Zhongwan6 chromosome 5, CAAS_Psat_ZW6_1.0, whole genome shotgun sequence window:
- the LOC127081599 gene encoding uncharacterized protein LOC127081599: MRFICQRAISLSLVLVFLSTSSCAIYSGDEFENKNIKSATFVSEMFEIGPGKVAAKTFFDVEFPKGHVGVKSFDAELVDEEGNSVPLYEAYLHHWFAIKYHAKDWNMLKIIPKNPLEGAIYIRNEGTCNSYILPAYWGLGGESRGTKSNIPNPYAVEQGNPSYVPIGYEEKWLLNLMVIDTRGTKHRKHCTECRCNRFNLPKNFYNVTLGIDGKPLSSNYKGGIFCCQDNLQCKLKKDFEAPTRKLALRYKITWVEWNQQQIPVRFYILDSTDRVRTNGSQIIHDCQSEFTIPSNNGKKHSPPHIEKANIPIERGGYLIYGTSHMHTGVINATLYGQDGRTLYTSKPTYGDGKEPGNEKGYVVGMSGSYPKPSSIKIKDGEIVTVETRYKSGFLTGAMGHMYIYLADRLP, from the exons ATGAGGTTTATATGTCAAAGGGCGATATCTTTATCATTAGTGTTGGTGTTTCTATCAACCTCATCATGTGCAATTTATTCAGGGGatgaatttgaaaataaaaatataaaatcagCTACTTTTGTTTCTGAAATGTTTGAAATAGGTCCTGGAAAAGTTGCAGCTAAAACTTTTTTTGATGTTGAATTTCCAAAGGGCCATGTTGGAGTAAAGAGCTTTGATGCTGAATTAGTTGATGAAGAAGGAAATTCTGTCCCATTATATGAAGCATACCTACATCATTGGTTTGCGATTAAATATCATGCAAAAGATTGGAATATGTTAAAAATAATTCCTAAAAATCCCTTAGAAGGTGCTATTTATATTAGAAATGAAGGAACATGTAATAGTTACATTCTTCCTGCTTATTGGGGTTTGGGAGGTGAATCAAGAGGAACAAAATCGAATATACCAAATCCTTATGCTGTAGAACAAGGAAATCCTTCATATGTTCCAATTGGATATGAAGAAAAGTGGCTTCTCAATCTCATGGTTATTGACACACGTGGCACAAAACATAGAAAACATTGCACAGAATGTAGGTGTAACCGTTTTAATTTGCCAAAGAATTTTTATAATGTCACACTTGGCATCGATGGAAAACCGTTGAGCTCAAATTATAAAGGAGGAATTTTTTGTTGCCAAGATAATTTACAATGCAAATTGAAAAAGGATTTTGAGGCACCTACAAGAAAGCTTGCCCTAAGATACAAAATAACATGGGTTGAATGGAACCAACAACAAATTCCTGTTAGATTCTATATACTTGATTCAACCGACCGAGTTAGAACAAATGGTTCCCAAATAATTCATGATTGCCAG TCAGAGTTTACAATTCCGTCAAATAATGGTAAAAAACACTCCCCTCCTCATATTGAGAAAGCAAATATTCCAATTGAAAGAGGTGGTTATCTTATATATGGAACTTCTCATATGCATACAGGTGTCATTAATGCAACATTATATGGACAG GATGGAAGGACTTTGTATACTTCGAAACCAACATATGGAGATGGAAAGGAACCAGGTAATGAGAAAGGTTATGTTGTGGGAATGTCAGGAAGTTATCCCAAACCGAGTTCAATCAAGATAAAAGATGGAGAAATTGTGACAGTAGAAACAAGATATAAAAGTGGCTTTCTTACTGGAGCTATGGGACATATGTATATCTATTTGGCTGATCGATTACCATAA